GAGACACGTCTGGCAACTTTTCCTGTTCTTGGGTTGATAAGCTCGTAGTCGGCACCATTCTTAAGTGCCTCCATGAAAACATCGGTCAGGGCAACCGATATATTAAAATTATTCAATTGGTCATGGTCATTTTTTGACATAATGAATGCTTCTATGTCAGGATGATCCACGCGCAGTACCCCCATATTGGCACCTCTGCGGGTCCCCCCCTGTTTGACGGTTTCAGTCGCCACGTCAAAAACAGCCATAAATGAGAGCGGGCCGCTTGAAACACCTGCTGTTGATAAAACCACATCCTTGGCAGGACGAATTCGGGAAAAGGAAAATCCGGTTCCTCCCCCGCTTTTATGTATCATTGCGGTGTGTTTCAATGTCTGGAAAATACTTTCCATAGAGTCTTCAATGGGAAGCACGAAACATGCGGCAAGTTGTCCCAATCGTCGCCCGGCATTCATCAGGGTGGGTGAATTTGGCAAGAACCACATGTCACCTAACATTTTAAGAAACTTTTTTTCTGTTTTTTCCACATTCGCACCGCTTTCAAATATTGCATCTGCTCCGGCGATACTTTTTGCCACCCTGGTAAACAGTCCCTCGATCGTTTCTTTAATATTACCGCTGCTGTCCTTTTTTAGATAGCGCTTTTTAATTACAACTTCGGCATTTTTTGAAAGTGATATTTTCATGGTTGCTGTATGTGGGAAACCCTGAGTTTTAAAACCAGGTGTTTCAGCTGTGGATTCTTTATTTGTCTTTTATACCGTACTTTTCTTTTAATTTCCGGTTGACCAGAGGAGGGACCATGCCGCTCACGTCACCGCCAAACCGTGCGGCTTCCTTTATTATTGACGAACTGGTGAAAATCCAGCGAAGGCCGGTCATCAGGAAAACGGTTTGAACTTCTCTATTCAGGCGGCGATTCATCAGTGCCATTTGAAACTCATATTCGAAATCAGATACAGCTCTCATGCCGCGGAGTAATGCACAGGATTTCTTTTGAGCCGCATAATTTACCAAAAGCCCGTCAGAGGTGTCCAACTCAACATTGGAAAAATTTTGCAGGCTTTTTTCCAGCATATCAATTCTCTCTTTAATGCTAAAAAGATAATCTTTACCGGGGTTGTATAAAATGGCAACAATGATCTTATCAAAAATCTTTAGTCCCCGTTTAAGAATATCAAGATGTCCGTTTGTCACCGGATCAAATGAACCAGGATATATGGCAACTTTTTTCATGTAGTGACGGTCCTTTAAATATTCATGTGATTTGACTGCAGCCATCGGTAGTACTGTTTATGAATAAGCACCGAATGGCAACACAAAAACTATATCACATAATTTAAAAATGATACAAGCGTTTTTCCGTATTTCCTCTGATCGATGATTTGAAAAACCGGCGGTTCTGTTGGAATCGGCTCACGTACAGAATGCTCGATAATGATTAAGCAACCCTTTTCCATGCAGCCGCTAAGGTGAAGGTTGAGAAAAGATGTTTTTAAGAAATTTTTATCATAGGGCGGATCCATAAACACAAGATTAAAAGGGGGATTTGAGCGTTCAAGGCAGGTTAAATTATTGATAATGTCCCATTTAATCACTTTTGCTCTGTCGCCAAGGTGGCATGATTTAATGTTTTCTCTTATGGTAAATACAGCGCTGTTAGAGATATCAATCAATACGGCAAACTTTGCTCCCCGGCTTAACGCTTCAATGGCAAAAGCGCCGGTTCCGGCAAAAAGATCCAATACGCAATTATACTGTGCTTTAAAGGCAATGATATTAAATATTGCTTCGCGAATCCGATCAGATGTCGGCCTTGTTTTTACCCCTCTAACCGAAAGTAGTTTTCTGCCTTTTAAATCGCCACTGACAACTCTCAAATCCTTATCCTTAAGAAATGTTGTAACTCAGGTGTTTAGGTTAAAGACTGAAGGCTGAAAGGGTCAGAAAAGAACGATTGCCGTACTTCGGCAGAATGTGACTCATGTATCTAACATGGCTTTAAAATGCGCTTTTTCCTAAAAGTCTTCAGCCTTCAGCCTATCCACCTGTGCTACCTTTATTATTTGAATTTTTTAATTTTTTTATGAAGATAACTCCTCCCCACTCCGATTGCTTTTGCTGTTTTGGTGATATTGCTATTATTAAGCTGGAGTTTTTTAAGTATAAATTCTTTTTCAAAAGCTTGTTTGGCTTCCTTAAAATCATCCATCATTAAAAGCTGCGGTTCAAGCAAATCCGACTGTTTGATCCCGCCGGGGTGATAGGAATCAGGCAAATCGCTTTCTTCTATTATCTCCTTTTTTACCATAATGGTCATCCGTTCTAAAAGATTTTTCAGCTCCCTGACATTTCCCGGCCACGGATAAGCGCACAACAGGTCCAAGGCTTTGGGCGCTAATTTTTTTTGGGAGGTTTGATTCTGCTTGGCAGATTCGGCAAGAAAAATATCCACCAAAAGGGGAATGTCGTCACATCGCTGCCGCAAAGCGGGAACATTGATCGGTATCACATTCAGGCGGTGGTAAAGATCCTCTCGGAAACTTCCCTTTTCAATTTCTTCTTCAAGCCCTTTGTTGCTTGCAGCAATGACCCTGACGTTTACACTTAGTGTTCTGCTCCCACCCACTCGGTGAAATTTCTGCTCCTGAAGCACACGCAAAATCTTAGACTGTGTTTTTAAAGTCATGTCACCGATTTCATCCAGAAAGATAGTTCCGTTATTGGCCATTTCAAATCGACCGATTTTTTTTGAGGTTGCTCCTGAAAAAGCGCCTTTTTCATGACCGAACAACTCGCTTTCTATTGATTCATCGGGTATTGCCGCACAGTTGACGGCAATAAGCGGCTGATTTGCCCTTGGGCTTAACTGGTGTATGGTTCGCGCGACCAGTTCTTTACCTGTTCCGTTTTCGCCTGTGATCAGGATGTATGTCTCGGTGGGAGCGGCTGTTTCTATTTGTTTCCTAAGCAATTCGGTCGGTGTGCTTTTTCCGCTTATGGAGTTTTTTTCGATCGTTTTTTTTCTAAGGTATCTGTTTTCTTCTTCCAGTCGCCTGAAATCCAGGGCATTGTTAATTGAGACAATGACCTTGTCGATGGAAAGCGGTTTTTCAATCAAATCGAATGCCCCGAGTTTGGTCGCTTTTACAGCGGTTTCAATATTTCCATGACCGGTGATAATGATGACCTGGATATAAGGATTGCCTTTTTTTATTTCTTTTAACGTTTCTATGCCATCAATGCCGGGCATCCATATGTCTAACAAAACCAGGTCCGGGGATTGACTATCGATGATCTTCAATGCTTCATATCCATTTGAAGCGGTTATCACTTCAAACCCTTCATCAGAAAGTAGCCCCCCTAGAGATTGCAGAATGGACGGTTCGTCATCAACAATTAAAACAGATGGAAACATATTTTTTTCTCCTTGTCTCTGGCCGTTACACGGGCAGTTCTATCACAAATTTAGCGCCGTGGGGAATGTTATCCCTGGCGCTTATCATTCCGCCATGGTCAGCAATAATTGAATTTACAATGGTAAGCCCCAGACCCATACCGGTTTTTTTGGTTGAAAAATTTGGCTCAAACAGACGCGTTTTATCTTCATCGGAAATGCCAACACCATTATCTGCGATTTCCAAACGCACTTTTTTTAAGATGGGATCATGGGCCAAAGAAATAACGATGTTCCCTTTATCTTTTATCGCGGAAACGGCATTGTCAACAAGATTAATCATCGCCTGCTTGATCTGCTGGCGATCAAGGTTCAGAGCGGGAATTTTTTTGGGGAAGTTCGTTTTAAACGTAATATTTTGATATCCTTCTTTATAAAGTGCGATTGTTTCTTTGATAATCGGAAGTAATTTGCAGGGTTTCGGATCTGCTGTGGGAAATCTGGCAAATGAGGAAAATTCGTTTACCAGATTTCGAATCAATTCGGAATTGTCAATGATCATTCGGATGCACTCATTAAAAACCGGTGCGGAAAGCTGCTCGGAATATTTCCGTTTAAGACGTTGAGCCGAAAGCGTAATGGGCGTTAAGGGATTTTTTACTTCATGTGCAATCCTGCGAGCCACTTCACGCCATGCCGCCATCCGCTGCCCTTTTTCCAACTCTGTAAGGTCATCAAATAACATCACAATGCCCACATGACTCCCGGTATCGTCCTTAAGTGCATTGGCATTAATCAAGAAGCTCCGTGACCTCCCTTCGATAGATACCCGTAAAGGCAATTCGACGGCATCTTTCTTGGAGCTGGTAATATCTTCCATGACTTCTTCCACCAGTTGAAGAGGTTGTCCGCGCAGCAGATTTTTATAACTCTTTTTCAAGATATCTTCGGATTTAAGATTTAACATCTTTTCCGCCGATTTGTTTGCCGTGGTAACGTATCCTTTCGAGTCAAGCGTGACCACGCCGGCAGAAATGTTTTCCAACACGATCTCCATGTATTGTCGCCGTTCTTCATTTTCAACATTCTGCTGCTGAAGCATCAGAGCGGAAAGTTCCAGTTGCTCGCGGCCAATACGTAAATCTTTGGTCATCTTGTTAAAGGCTTCGACCAGGCTACCTATTTCATCGTCAGCCACAGGATCGATACTAAAACCAAGCTCTCCTTCGGCCACCTTTCTGGCGCCTTCAGCAAGCTCTTTTATGGGAATGCTGATTGATTTGGCCATGTAAAACCCGAACCATATGGCGCAAAACAGCACCAGAAATGCGACTATGGACAGCGATATATAGTAGGTAATCTGAATCGGTTTTTTTAGCAGTTTAATCTGCTGGTACTCTTCGAAACCTCGCGAAATCGATTTCAGGTTCTGAGAAATATAAGGAGGGATCATAGATGTCACCACCACAAAAGCCGGTTTATCATCAGGCTTTGCGCCAAAAGGAATGGTCCCGATGGTTTTGACAAGTTCTCCTGTTGTAATTTTTTCGGTGATGGACCAGGCGTCTTGGGGGATAATTTTTTTAATAAGATCATCGGCAGGCACCTCCTTGAAAGGGTTTTCCCCCAACTCCGGTGAAAAAGCGAGCATGAGACGCTTTGAGTTTGCGGAATAAATCTCCACGGCATCAAAATTGAATGCTCGCTGGACCACCTGAACGTAATTGGAAAGGGCTTTTTTTTTATCCGGGTTTAAAAGTTTTTTGGCCTTTATCTGGTATGCGATTCTTTCCAGGAAAAACCGGTTGTTGTCTTCTATCCTAGTATACATACTTCTGCCCACGGATAGTGATTTTTCCAGGGATTGCTCCACCGGAACTTTAAACCAAAACTCCATGCTGGCTGTAATAAAATTGATGGAAAATAAAAAAAGTACAATGGTTGGCAAAAGGGTGAGGGAGATAAAGGCCACCACCAGCCTGGTGCGGAGCTTTGCTCCAATTACCTTTCGCTTTCTGTCATACAGCAGTTTTACCAGATTTCTGAAAACAAGATATATTAACAAAATTGCCAACAGCAGATTGATATTAATCAAAATAAACATCAAAACGGTGTTGGAAACAGGAAAGTCGGCACCAAAATGTATGATTCTGCTTTCGGCAAAAGCCAGCAGGGAGACGATGACAATAATAATACCAATCAGCATGACTTCACGCTTTCGCCGTTTGCGATCCTGGTCGATACTGAATGGCTTTATATTTTCGTTCATAATGTTGCGGTGAGAGAGTAACGGCAGTTTGGTATACTATCGGATGCCTTTTAGTATATAAAATCTATGGTATACCAATCGGTTTCAAAATCCCATAGAGAAACAAAAAACAGGACATAATGCAGATAAAACGGAAGGGTTAGTTTGC
This genomic stretch from Thermodesulfobacteriota bacterium harbors:
- the rsmD gene encoding 16S rRNA (guanine(966)-N(2))-methyltransferase RsmD; this translates as MRVVSGDLKGRKLLSVRGVKTRPTSDRIREAIFNIIAFKAQYNCVLDLFAGTGAFAIEALSRGAKFAVLIDISNSAVFTIRENIKSCHLGDRAKVIKWDIINNLTCLERSNPPFNLVFMDPPYDKNFLKTSFLNLHLSGCMEKGCLIIIEHSVREPIPTEPPVFQIIDQRKYGKTLVSFLNYVI
- a CDS encoding ATP-binding protein translates to MNENIKPFSIDQDRKRRKREVMLIGIIIVIVSLLAFAESRIIHFGADFPVSNTVLMFILININLLLAILLIYLVFRNLVKLLYDRKRKVIGAKLRTRLVVAFISLTLLPTIVLFLFSINFITASMEFWFKVPVEQSLEKSLSVGRSMYTRIEDNNRFFLERIAYQIKAKKLLNPDKKKALSNYVQVVQRAFNFDAVEIYSANSKRLMLAFSPELGENPFKEVPADDLIKKIIPQDAWSITEKITTGELVKTIGTIPFGAKPDDKPAFVVVTSMIPPYISQNLKSISRGFEEYQQIKLLKKPIQITYYISLSIVAFLVLFCAIWFGFYMAKSISIPIKELAEGARKVAEGELGFSIDPVADDEIGSLVEAFNKMTKDLRIGREQLELSALMLQQQNVENEERRQYMEIVLENISAGVVTLDSKGYVTTANKSAEKMLNLKSEDILKKSYKNLLRGQPLQLVEEVMEDITSSKKDAVELPLRVSIEGRSRSFLINANALKDDTGSHVGIVMLFDDLTELEKGQRMAAWREVARRIAHEVKNPLTPITLSAQRLKRKYSEQLSAPVFNECIRMIIDNSELIRNLVNEFSSFARFPTADPKPCKLLPIIKETIALYKEGYQNITFKTNFPKKIPALNLDRQQIKQAMINLVDNAVSAIKDKGNIVISLAHDPILKKVRLEIADNGVGISDEDKTRLFEPNFSTKKTGMGLGLTIVNSIIADHGGMISARDNIPHGAKFVIELPV
- the coaD gene encoding pantetheine-phosphate adenylyltransferase, which encodes MKKVAIYPGSFDPVTNGHLDILKRGLKIFDKIIVAILYNPGKDYLFSIKERIDMLEKSLQNFSNVELDTSDGLLVNYAAQKKSCALLRGMRAVSDFEYEFQMALMNRRLNREVQTVFLMTGLRWIFTSSSIIKEAARFGGDVSGMVPPLVNRKLKEKYGIKDK
- a CDS encoding sigma-54 dependent transcriptional regulator, which codes for MFPSVLIVDDEPSILQSLGGLLSDEGFEVITASNGYEALKIIDSQSPDLVLLDIWMPGIDGIETLKEIKKGNPYIQVIIITGHGNIETAVKATKLGAFDLIEKPLSIDKVIVSINNALDFRRLEEENRYLRKKTIEKNSISGKSTPTELLRKQIETAAPTETYILITGENGTGKELVARTIHQLSPRANQPLIAVNCAAIPDESIESELFGHEKGAFSGATSKKIGRFEMANNGTIFLDEIGDMTLKTQSKILRVLQEQKFHRVGGSRTLSVNVRVIAASNKGLEEEIEKGSFREDLYHRLNVIPINVPALRQRCDDIPLLVDIFLAESAKQNQTSQKKLAPKALDLLCAYPWPGNVRELKNLLERMTIMVKKEIIEESDLPDSYHPGGIKQSDLLEPQLLMMDDFKEAKQAFEKEFILKKLQLNNSNITKTAKAIGVGRSYLHKKIKKFK